The following proteins come from a genomic window of Corynebacterium sp. P4-C1:
- a CDS encoding VWA domain-containing protein yields MAKQRRYRRYTPGPDPLAPPPDLTKAVRAIADDVMYGYSTEQAMREYLRREGYDDFLRQIAERRQELLHKTNLGGTLREAKKLLDEAVLAERGQLARDVDMDDLDRTMREMTLDNLPVSPAAAVTELNGYDWASSEAREKYQQIKDLIGRELLDQRFAGMKEALEGATDEDRASVAEMLRDLNVLLGKHRAGMATEQDFQDFMAKHGDQFPENPRNIEELVELLAQRSAAAQRLLNSMTPEQRAELMQLAAEAFGSEELMNLVGELDANLRGIRPDLDWTGSESFDGDEASGGMGLGEATRAMRDLGRLDELAATLGGERPGDIDLDDVADLLGADAATSAKHLRDLEKALHDSGLLNKGESGSLQLSPKALRMLGKELLKGATSQLSRGQRDSRLAGQQGEPTGGTRPWEFGDTQAWDTTRTITNALQRSAASGEPFAITVNDIEVVETEVRTKNAVALLVDTSFSMAMEGRWTPMKQTALALNHLITTQFRSDELALIGFGLYAQTLTIEELTALPPMQEKGTNLQHALLLANEFFTRHADYDPTLLIVTDGEPTSILTEWGQAYFNWPTDRITLARTVDALDSVTKRGTKITFFRLGDDPGLVSLIDALANRSGANVVAPDLNELGGAVVGEYLHW; encoded by the coding sequence ATGGCTAAGCAACGCAGGTACCGCAGGTACACCCCGGGCCCGGATCCACTCGCCCCACCGCCCGACCTGACCAAGGCGGTGCGCGCCATTGCCGACGACGTCATGTATGGCTACTCCACCGAGCAGGCCATGCGCGAGTATCTGCGCCGCGAGGGCTACGACGACTTCCTGCGCCAGATCGCGGAGCGCCGCCAGGAGCTGCTGCACAAGACCAACCTCGGCGGCACGCTCCGGGAAGCAAAGAAGCTTCTCGACGAAGCGGTGCTCGCCGAACGCGGCCAACTCGCCCGCGACGTGGACATGGACGATCTCGACCGCACAATGCGGGAGATGACGCTGGACAACCTGCCCGTCTCCCCCGCGGCGGCGGTGACCGAACTGAACGGCTACGACTGGGCTTCCTCAGAAGCGCGCGAGAAGTACCAGCAGATCAAAGACCTCATCGGCCGCGAACTCTTAGACCAGCGCTTCGCCGGCATGAAAGAGGCGCTGGAAGGTGCTACCGATGAAGATCGCGCATCCGTCGCCGAGATGCTTCGCGATCTCAACGTGCTGTTGGGCAAGCATCGCGCCGGCATGGCCACGGAGCAGGACTTTCAGGATTTCATGGCCAAGCACGGGGATCAGTTTCCGGAGAACCCCCGCAACATCGAGGAGTTGGTGGAGCTACTTGCGCAGCGATCGGCGGCAGCCCAGCGCTTGCTCAACTCCATGACACCCGAGCAGCGCGCCGAGCTCATGCAGCTCGCGGCCGAGGCCTTCGGTTCGGAGGAGCTGATGAACCTCGTTGGCGAGCTGGATGCGAACCTGCGCGGCATCCGCCCCGACCTGGACTGGACCGGGTCCGAATCGTTCGACGGCGACGAGGCATCAGGCGGCATGGGCCTCGGCGAAGCCACCCGCGCGATGCGCGACCTCGGGCGCCTCGACGAGCTCGCCGCCACCCTCGGAGGCGAACGCCCCGGAGACATTGACTTGGACGACGTCGCCGACCTCTTGGGCGCTGACGCCGCCACCAGCGCTAAGCATCTGCGCGACTTGGAAAAGGCGTTGCACGACTCCGGATTGTTGAACAAGGGCGAGTCCGGCTCGCTGCAGCTGTCCCCGAAAGCGCTGCGTATGCTGGGCAAGGAGCTGCTGAAGGGCGCGACCTCCCAGTTATCCCGCGGCCAACGCGATTCCCGTCTCGCCGGTCAGCAAGGCGAACCCACCGGCGGCACCCGCCCTTGGGAGTTCGGCGACACTCAGGCGTGGGACACCACCCGGACCATCACGAACGCGCTCCAGCGCAGTGCCGCCAGCGGCGAGCCGTTCGCGATCACCGTGAACGACATCGAAGTGGTCGAAACCGAAGTGCGTACGAAAAACGCCGTCGCACTCCTTGTGGACACCTCCTTTTCCATGGCGATGGAAGGCCGCTGGACGCCGATGAAGCAGACCGCGCTAGCGCTGAACCACCTCATCACCACTCAGTTCCGCAGCGACGAGCTCGCGCTGATCGGTTTCGGCCTCTACGCGCAGACGCTGACGATCGAAGAACTCACCGCCCTGCCGCCGATGCAGGAAAAGGGCACCAACCTGCAGCACGCGCTGCTTCTCGCTAACGAGTTCTTCACCCGCCACGCCGACTACGACCCGACGCTTCTCATCGTCACCGACGGCGAGCCGACCTCTATCCTGACCGAATGGGGCCAGGCCTACTTCAACTGGCCGACCGACCGCATCACGCTCGCGCGCACGGTCGACGCGCTTGACTCGGTGACCAAACGCGGGACGAAGATCACCTTCTTCCGCCTCGGGGATGATCCAGGGCTTGTTTCGCTTATCGACGCCCTCGCCAACCGCTCCGGCGCCAACGTCGTCGCACCCGACCTCAACGAACTCGGAGGCGCTGTGGTGGGAGAGTACCTCCACTGGTAA
- the relB gene encoding type II toxin-antitoxin system RelB family antitoxin, whose translation MTIRMDDNDAELVRKYARFEGVTLSDFARNAILEKIEDAHDLQELRDAIAHDTGERYSLEDILADLDT comes from the coding sequence ATGACGATTCGGATGGATGACAACGACGCAGAGCTCGTGCGTAAGTACGCTCGCTTCGAAGGCGTAACTCTTTCCGATTTCGCCCGCAATGCGATCTTGGAAAAGATTGAAGATGCGCATGATCTGCAGGAGCTTCGAGACGCCATCGCGCACGACACCGGCGAGCGGTACAGCCTGGAAGACATTCTCGCCGATCTCGATACGTAG
- a CDS encoding type II toxin-antitoxin system RelE/ParE family toxin, translating into MMAPSRHYTVEFTSRARKQLKKIDRFDARLIATWIKENLDGCTNPRAFGKGLSANRSGEWRYRVGSCRILALIDEGTITIAALSIGHRGEIYCD; encoded by the coding sequence ATGATGGCACCATCGCGTCACTACACTGTCGAATTTACGTCCCGCGCACGGAAGCAGCTGAAGAAGATCGACCGCTTCGACGCCCGGCTCATCGCCACCTGGATCAAAGAAAATTTAGACGGCTGCACCAACCCGCGGGCATTTGGGAAAGGGCTCTCCGCAAATCGTTCCGGCGAGTGGAGATATCGCGTCGGCTCGTGCCGGATCCTCGCCCTCATCGATGAAGGCACGATCACAATCGCGGCGCTTTCGATAGGCCATCGCGGCGAAATTTATTGCGATTAA
- the arfB gene encoding alternative ribosome rescue aminoacyl-tRNA hydrolase ArfB yields the protein MQDLTIAPGPGIPGGLVVAAADLTERFAKASGPGGQGVNTTDSKVQLSIDIAECASLSDAQRRRALRNLEHRLDGTVLTVSASTQRSQVRNRAEARERMAAVLREALAPPPPPRRKTKPSRGSVRRRLEAKKRRSELKSTRRRPQIP from the coding sequence ATGCAGGACCTGACCATCGCACCCGGCCCGGGCATCCCCGGCGGCCTCGTCGTCGCCGCCGCGGATCTCACGGAGCGGTTCGCGAAAGCGTCGGGCCCGGGCGGCCAGGGCGTCAACACCACCGACAGCAAGGTGCAGCTGTCCATCGACATCGCGGAATGCGCATCGCTTTCCGATGCCCAGCGCCGCCGCGCCCTGCGCAACCTCGAGCACCGCCTGGATGGCACGGTGCTCACCGTGAGCGCGTCGACGCAGCGCTCGCAGGTTCGCAACCGCGCCGAGGCGCGAGAACGCATGGCTGCCGTGTTGCGCGAGGCGCTCGCCCCGCCACCTCCCCCGCGACGCAAGACGAAGCCGTCGCGCGGCTCGGTGCGGCGCCGTCTCGAAGCGAAGAAGCGGCGCTCGGAGCTGAAATCGACGAGGCGCCGACCCCAAATACCCTAG
- a CDS encoding HigA family addiction module antitoxin → MSEKLYPPIHPGEILLEDFIEGFEITQHKLAVSIGVPPRRINEIVHGKCGITADTALRLGKYFGVEPMFWMNLQNQYEIEVAEDKALAEIERIQPVQAASA, encoded by the coding sequence ATGTCGGAGAAGCTTTACCCGCCGATTCATCCTGGAGAGATTCTTCTCGAGGATTTCATTGAGGGATTTGAAATCACTCAGCACAAGCTTGCCGTATCGATCGGGGTGCCCCCACGTCGTATCAACGAGATCGTGCACGGGAAATGCGGAATTACAGCTGACACCGCGCTCCGGCTCGGAAAATACTTTGGCGTCGAGCCTATGTTCTGGATGAATCTGCAGAACCAGTATGAGATTGAGGTGGCGGAGGACAAGGCCCTCGCTGAGATCGAGCGGATTCAGCCGGTCCAAGCTGCCTCGGCGTAG
- a CDS encoding type II toxin-antitoxin system RelE/ParE family toxin, translated as MIQSFGNRQTELVFQREPVPKLDPRIHKSANKKLHQLDAAVSLDPLGVPPGNRLEALKGDRKGTFSIRVNDQWRITFRWTSAGPEQVTIEDYH; from the coding sequence ATGATTCAGTCGTTCGGGAATCGACAAACAGAACTGGTGTTTCAGCGTGAGCCGGTTCCGAAATTGGATCCTCGGATCCACAAGTCGGCGAACAAGAAACTCCACCAGCTCGATGCGGCAGTCTCTCTTGACCCCCTCGGTGTGCCGCCTGGGAACCGCCTAGAGGCGCTCAAGGGCGACAGGAAAGGGACTTTTAGCATCCGGGTCAATGACCAGTGGAGAATCACTTTTCGCTGGACGAGCGCGGGGCCCGAGCAAGTGACCATCGAGGACTACCACTAA
- a CDS encoding ribbon-helix-helix protein, CopG family has protein sequence MKTINGKPISEEQIEAWVAEAEEGYDVEMLRKRGRKPRDEEAAQVVSIRLSPSEVLHLDQYAASHGLSRSQAIRKALKNAI, from the coding sequence ATGAAGACGATAAACGGCAAGCCGATTAGTGAAGAGCAGATTGAGGCATGGGTAGCCGAAGCCGAAGAAGGCTACGACGTGGAGATGCTACGGAAACGCGGGCGGAAACCACGGGATGAGGAAGCCGCGCAAGTTGTTTCCATCCGCCTCTCCCCTAGCGAAGTCCTTCATCTCGACCAGTATGCCGCCTCACACGGGTTGTCGCGATCGCAGGCAATCCGCAAGGCTCTAAAAAATGCCATTTGA
- the arfB gene encoding alternative ribosome rescue aminoacyl-tRNA hydrolase ArfB: MQDLTIAPGPGIPGGLVVAAADLTERFAKASGPGGQGVNTTDSKVQLSIDIAECASLSDAQRRRALRNLEHRLDGTVLTVSASTQRSQVRNRAEARERMAAVLREALAPPPPPRRKTKPSRGSVRRRLEAKKRRSELKSTRRRPQLP; encoded by the coding sequence ATGCAGGACCTGACCATCGCACCCGGCCCGGGCATCCCCGGCGGCCTCGTCGTCGCCGCCGCGGATCTCACGGAGCGGTTCGCGAAAGCGTCGGGCCCGGGCGGCCAGGGCGTCAACACCACCGACAGCAAGGTGCAGCTGTCCATCGACATCGCGGAATGCGCATCGCTTTCCGATGCCCAGCGCCGCCGCGCCCTGCGCAACCTCGAGCACCGCCTGGATGGCACGGTGCTCACCGTGAGCGCGTCGACGCAGCGCTCGCAGGTTCGCAACCGCGCCGAGGCGCGAGAACGCATGGCTGCCGTGTTGCGCGAGGCGCTCGCCCCGCCACCTCCCCCGCGACGCAAGACGAAGCCGTCGCGCGGCTCGGTGCGGCGCCGTCTCGAAGCGAAGAAGCGGCGCTCGGAGCTGAAATCGACGAGGCGCCGACCCCAGCTGCCGTAA
- a CDS encoding VOC family protein, with protein MRDSTFAIPQITFDCNDPSQLAEFWSSATGCEIVADYGDFVMVGSTPALGFQRVADPTPGKNRVHIDGGGPEREALVERLKTLGATELGSHEAPGLAWTVMQDPEGNEFCVGSPEA; from the coding sequence ATGCGTGACTCAACTTTCGCTATCCCCCAGATAACCTTCGACTGTAACGACCCCTCCCAGCTCGCCGAATTCTGGTCCTCCGCGACAGGGTGCGAGATCGTCGCCGACTACGGAGACTTCGTCATGGTCGGCTCCACCCCGGCACTAGGTTTTCAACGCGTTGCCGACCCCACTCCCGGTAAAAACCGCGTGCATATCGACGGTGGCGGCCCTGAACGCGAAGCCCTAGTAGAGCGCCTCAAGACGTTGGGCGCCACTGAACTCGGCAGTCATGAGGCACCGGGACTCGCTTGGACCGTTATGCAGGATCCGGAAGGCAACGAGTTTTGCGTGGGCAGCCCCGAAGCATAA
- a CDS encoding CueP family metal-binding protein translates to MKRAAIAASALALTGCSAADPEPTADGTESQDTFLTTHGLAAMDAVEIIDHLDRQKVTERPTDLIASVRANELLLSSEDQEVVVDLPDNQTYVSIAPYLTSTHDCFYHSLTTCLGELDNEDIHVTITDEATGEVLVDEATTTFDNGFIGFWLPDDATGLIEVSYQGRTGTTEFSTTDDGATCVTNLHLT, encoded by the coding sequence GTGAAACGAGCAGCGATCGCAGCCTCCGCCCTCGCCCTCACGGGGTGTTCGGCCGCCGACCCGGAACCCACCGCCGACGGGACGGAGTCCCAGGACACATTCCTGACTACCCATGGCCTGGCCGCCATGGACGCGGTGGAGATCATTGATCACCTCGACCGGCAGAAGGTCACTGAGCGTCCCACGGATCTGATCGCCTCCGTGCGTGCCAATGAACTGCTGCTCTCCAGCGAAGACCAGGAAGTCGTGGTCGATCTTCCCGACAATCAGACGTATGTCTCGATCGCACCCTATCTCACCTCCACCCACGACTGCTTCTACCACAGCCTCACGACCTGCCTGGGGGAACTCGACAATGAGGATATCCACGTCACGATCACCGATGAGGCGACCGGTGAGGTGCTGGTGGACGAGGCAACAACCACCTTCGACAACGGATTTATTGGCTTCTGGCTTCCCGATGATGCCACCGGCCTGATTGAGGTCAGCTACCAGGGGCGTACCGGCACCACCGAGTTTTCCACCACCGACGACGGTGCCACCTGTGTCACAAACCTGCACCTGACGTGA
- the lnt gene encoding apolipoprotein N-acyltransferase gives MKASTAADVTVSRLSRGIAGDNWRRLAGPTALMMGAAVVWWLALPPRGWWVLFPVGVTMFILGLAGQPLRNRLWLGGLGGVAHYALALRWLTDFNTAGYAAVVAVQALLLMLVAAVSPNEAAFRSRWSGWWLLTPAALVLFEAVQHRFPFGGFPLSAFGYSQTDGPFMAAAPLGGTLLVTALAAVAGAVVTAVIFGPRRARAASVVAVVVVLAVPAFAPTIVDDTAEGSLDVVLVQGGGPRGLRAINTDPFDTTRRHLQAAEDITGDPDLVLLPENVVNIDGSIDGTRVDAAFAELARQLDTNIVVGITESEDQHFRNASIVWGPDGTRLGRYEKHHRVPFGEYIPMRNLIERLSEDARFIPRDAIAGEGPAVLDPSGTPRLGIVISYEVFFADRVADAVRDGGQLLLAPTNAASFVTEEVPAIEVAASRMRAREFGRTVLQAAPTGYSAVIQPDGTVSQLSGLGTNELLTATVPLHTGLTPYARMGDTPLLVLAMLALAWPAVTGLVSWRRRRQVTEVSH, from the coding sequence ATGAAGGCTAGTACTGCAGCAGACGTGACAGTCTCACGTCTTTCCCGGGGGATAGCCGGCGATAACTGGCGCAGATTGGCCGGTCCCACCGCGCTCATGATGGGAGCTGCGGTGGTCTGGTGGCTGGCGCTGCCGCCACGCGGTTGGTGGGTGCTGTTCCCGGTGGGCGTGACTATGTTCATACTGGGTTTGGCAGGTCAACCACTACGTAACCGTTTGTGGCTCGGTGGGTTGGGCGGGGTGGCGCACTACGCTCTTGCTCTGCGCTGGCTCACCGACTTCAACACTGCCGGATACGCTGCTGTTGTTGCCGTTCAGGCGCTACTGTTAATGCTGGTTGCCGCGGTATCGCCTAACGAGGCGGCTTTTCGCAGCCGCTGGTCGGGCTGGTGGCTGCTCACCCCTGCTGCCCTGGTGTTATTCGAGGCTGTGCAGCACCGGTTCCCGTTCGGCGGTTTCCCGCTGTCCGCTTTCGGATACAGCCAGACCGATGGTCCTTTCATGGCGGCAGCGCCCCTGGGTGGGACTCTCCTCGTGACCGCGTTGGCCGCAGTTGCGGGGGCCGTTGTTACCGCTGTCATCTTCGGGCCGAGACGAGCCCGTGCAGCATCCGTGGTCGCAGTGGTCGTGGTACTCGCGGTACCGGCGTTCGCGCCAACGATCGTAGATGATACGGCAGAAGGTAGCCTTGACGTCGTGCTCGTGCAGGGTGGAGGCCCCCGCGGGCTTCGCGCGATCAATACCGATCCGTTTGATACGACCCGCCGGCACCTACAGGCTGCCGAAGATATCACCGGGGACCCTGATCTGGTTCTGCTGCCCGAAAACGTCGTCAATATCGACGGCTCAATCGACGGGACGCGCGTTGATGCAGCTTTCGCTGAACTGGCCAGGCAACTCGACACGAACATCGTCGTCGGAATTACCGAATCCGAGGATCAACATTTCCGGAACGCATCCATAGTGTGGGGACCGGACGGGACCCGGTTAGGACGCTATGAGAAGCATCATCGTGTGCCGTTCGGCGAGTACATCCCTATGCGCAATTTGATTGAACGACTCAGCGAGGACGCACGGTTCATCCCCCGCGACGCCATTGCCGGAGAGGGACCAGCGGTGCTCGATCCCAGCGGGACACCACGATTGGGGATCGTTATTTCTTATGAGGTCTTCTTCGCCGACCGGGTCGCCGATGCCGTTCGCGATGGTGGGCAGCTACTCCTCGCACCGACCAACGCCGCGTCTTTTGTGACCGAGGAAGTACCTGCAATTGAAGTGGCCGCATCCCGGATGCGTGCCCGCGAGTTTGGCCGCACAGTTCTCCAGGCTGCCCCCACCGGATACTCCGCAGTTATCCAGCCCGACGGCACAGTCTCACAACTCAGTGGCCTGGGCACGAACGAACTGCTGACGGCAACCGTTCCCCTTCATACTGGTTTGACGCCGTATGCGCGCATGGGGGATACGCCCCTGTTGGTTCTCGCGATGCTGGCTCTTGCATGGCCTGCCGTTACCGGCCTCGTCAGCTGGCGCAGGAGAAGGCAGGTTACGGAAGTATCCCACTAA
- a CDS encoding type II toxin-antitoxin system prevent-host-death family antitoxin produces the protein MGITVTLSQFRSEQSHYLDAAQREPVTILSRGPRRRAVVVSPDFYDRAVQALEDGEDIRAAAAAR, from the coding sequence ATGGGCATCACGGTCACCCTCAGTCAGTTCCGCAGCGAACAAAGCCACTATCTTGATGCCGCCCAACGTGAACCGGTCACCATCCTCAGTCGCGGGCCCCGCCGCCGGGCGGTGGTGGTCTCCCCGGATTTCTACGACCGGGCGGTTCAGGCGCTGGAGGATGGCGAGGATATCCGTGCCGCAGCGGCTGCCCGCTAG
- a CDS encoding heavy-metal-associated domain-containing protein — protein sequence MSAVTKKYIIEGMTCGHCKSSVEEEIGEVAGVTMVEATVDTGQVTVTGENFTDDDVVAAVTTAGYTVKP from the coding sequence ATGAGCGCCGTAACAAAGAAGTACATCATCGAAGGCATGACCTGCGGACACTGCAAGTCCTCCGTGGAGGAGGAGATCGGCGAGGTCGCCGGTGTGACCATGGTGGAGGCCACCGTGGATACCGGGCAAGTAACCGTCACGGGTGAAAACTTCACCGACGACGATGTTGTCGCCGCTGTCACGACAGCCGGCTACACCGTCAAGCCCTAA
- a CDS encoding cation-translocating P-type ATPase codes for MIQTQPSVDLLQVDLGVTGMTCTSCSGRVERKLNKLDGVEATVNFATESASVSYDPTKVDADRLIETVRGAGYDAFTMGDQHASAVDSGPEEYTEVVGDRHEQAREAEATDLKSRLIGSTILSVPVVAISMIPSLQFINWQWALLVMSTLIYFYGGAPFHRATLTNLRHRSTTMDTLVSLGTTAAYLWSLWALFFGNAGHPGMVMEMSLLPRHDGMDHIYLETIAVVITFLLLGRWFEVRAKGQSSAALKSLLDMGAKDAAVIRDGEEVRVPVSQLTVGDVFVVRPGEKIATDGRVIEGTSAIDESMLTGESVPVEAAPGTPVTGATINTSGRLLVEVTRTGSETTLSQMAKLVTDAQAKKAPVQRLVDKISSVFVPTVIVVSIITLIVHLALGSGANWAFSAAVAVLIIACPCALGLATPTALLVGTSRGAQLGLLIKGPEVLESTRQVDTIVMDKTGTVTSGVMSVTGVHAADGYTNNEVLALSAAVEAGSEHPIAKAIVTEAERSENIQEATDFDSTAGRGVTATVKGHVVTVGRPAGQLPRDLTTAFDHAQSQGATPVAVYVDDQPAGVVVVRDAIKDSSAEAVAQFRRLGLSPYLLTGDNAKAAAAVAQEVGIDAANVSAEVMPQDKVAVIEKLQHEGKKVAMVGDGVNDAAALAQADLGLAMGAGTDVAIEASDITLMNNDLRSAGDAIRLSRRTLGTIKGNLFWAFAYNVVLIPVAAIGFLNPGLAGIAMGFSSVFVVSHSLTLRRFKLSHDNISSSPQPARPSVRQPVTA; via the coding sequence ATGATTCAGACTCAGCCGTCGGTTGACCTACTCCAGGTCGATCTGGGCGTCACCGGCATGACCTGTACGTCGTGCTCAGGGCGGGTGGAGCGCAAGCTCAACAAGCTCGATGGCGTGGAGGCCACCGTCAACTTCGCCACCGAATCCGCCTCCGTCAGTTACGACCCCACCAAAGTCGACGCCGATCGGCTGATCGAAACCGTGCGGGGTGCCGGGTACGACGCGTTCACCATGGGGGATCAACACGCCTCCGCCGTGGACAGCGGCCCGGAGGAGTACACCGAGGTGGTCGGTGACCGCCACGAACAGGCCCGCGAGGCCGAGGCCACAGACCTGAAGTCGCGTCTGATCGGGTCGACGATCCTCTCCGTTCCGGTGGTCGCGATCTCGATGATCCCGTCCCTGCAGTTCATCAATTGGCAGTGGGCCCTGCTCGTCATGTCCACCCTGATCTACTTCTACGGTGGCGCCCCGTTCCACCGGGCGACCTTAACCAACCTGCGTCACCGCTCGACCACGATGGACACGCTCGTGTCTCTGGGCACTACCGCTGCGTATCTGTGGTCACTGTGGGCCTTGTTTTTCGGCAACGCCGGGCACCCCGGCATGGTCATGGAGATGAGCCTGCTGCCCCGCCATGACGGCATGGACCACATCTACCTCGAGACCATCGCCGTAGTCATCACCTTCCTGTTGCTTGGCCGGTGGTTTGAGGTCCGCGCCAAGGGCCAGTCCTCTGCGGCGCTGAAGTCCCTGCTGGACATGGGTGCGAAAGACGCCGCGGTGATCCGCGACGGTGAGGAAGTCCGCGTCCCGGTCTCCCAGCTGACAGTCGGTGACGTCTTCGTCGTCCGCCCGGGTGAGAAGATCGCCACCGACGGTCGTGTCATCGAGGGCACCTCGGCCATCGATGAGTCGATGCTGACCGGCGAGTCCGTTCCCGTCGAGGCCGCCCCCGGCACCCCGGTCACGGGCGCGACGATCAACACCTCCGGTCGACTGCTGGTCGAAGTCACCCGCACAGGTTCGGAGACCACGCTGTCCCAGATGGCCAAGCTGGTCACTGACGCCCAGGCGAAAAAAGCCCCGGTCCAGCGCCTGGTGGATAAGATTTCCTCGGTCTTCGTCCCGACGGTCATTGTCGTCTCCATCATCACCCTGATCGTCCACCTCGCCCTCGGCAGCGGGGCGAACTGGGCCTTTTCCGCCGCAGTCGCGGTGCTGATCATCGCTTGCCCATGCGCCCTGGGACTGGCCACCCCGACCGCCCTGCTGGTGGGCACCTCCCGGGGCGCGCAGCTGGGCTTGTTGATCAAGGGCCCGGAGGTCCTCGAATCCACCCGCCAGGTCGACACCATCGTCATGGACAAGACCGGCACCGTCACCTCCGGGGTCATGTCGGTCACCGGTGTCCACGCCGCCGACGGCTACACCAACAACGAGGTCCTCGCCTTGTCGGCGGCCGTCGAAGCAGGCTCCGAGCACCCCATCGCCAAGGCGATTGTCACCGAGGCCGAGCGCTCCGAGAACATCCAGGAGGCCACCGACTTCGACAGCACCGCCGGCCGGGGCGTCACGGCCACCGTCAAGGGTCACGTCGTCACCGTCGGCCGTCCCGCCGGCCAGCTGCCCCGTGACCTCACCACCGCCTTCGACCACGCACAGTCGCAGGGTGCAACCCCGGTGGCCGTCTACGTCGATGACCAGCCCGCCGGTGTGGTCGTGGTGCGCGATGCCATCAAGGACTCCTCAGCGGAAGCGGTCGCTCAGTTCCGCAGGCTGGGGTTGAGTCCGTACCTGCTCACCGGCGATAACGCGAAGGCCGCGGCCGCCGTCGCCCAAGAGGTGGGCATCGATGCGGCCAACGTGAGTGCCGAGGTCATGCCGCAGGACAAGGTCGCGGTCATCGAGAAGCTGCAACATGAGGGCAAGAAGGTCGCCATGGTCGGCGACGGCGTCAATGACGCGGCCGCCCTGGCCCAGGCCGATCTGGGTCTGGCCATGGGGGCGGGCACGGATGTGGCCATCGAGGCCTCCGATATCACCTTAATGAACAACGACCTGCGCTCCGCGGGCGATGCCATCCGTCTGTCACGTCGCACGCTGGGCACCATCAAGGGCAACCTGTTCTGGGCGTTCGCCTACAACGTCGTGCTGATCCCCGTCGCCGCGATCGGTTTCCTCAACCCGGGGTTGGCGGGCATTGCGATGGGCTTCTCCTCGGTGTTCGTGGTCTCCCACTCCCTCACGCTGCGTAGATTCAAGCTCTCCCACGACAACATCAGTTCCTCACCGCAGCCCGCTCGCCCCTCCGTGCGGCAGCCTGTCACCGCCTAA
- a CDS encoding metal-sensitive transcriptional regulator — MDTRTPGQAVSSSGRADTCHTTHGYINDKDRYLARLKRIEGQARGLHSMVDEEQYCIDILTQISAVNAALRSVALGLLDDHMKHCVREAAQLGGEEADAKFQEVTDAIARFAR, encoded by the coding sequence GTGGATACTCGCACCCCTGGTCAGGCCGTTTCCTCCTCGGGTAGGGCCGACACCTGTCACACCACCCATGGCTACATCAACGACAAGGATCGCTATCTCGCCCGCCTCAAGCGCATCGAGGGCCAGGCCCGGGGCCTGCACAGCATGGTCGACGAGGAACAGTACTGCATCGACATCCTTACCCAGATCTCCGCGGTCAATGCTGCCCTACGCAGCGTTGCCCTGGGACTACTCGATGACCACATGAAACACTGCGTCCGTGAAGCCGCCCAGTTAGGAGGAGAGGAGGCCGACGCGAAGTTCCAGGAAGTCACCGACGCTATCGCCCGTTTCGCCCGGTGA